Proteins encoded within one genomic window of Perognathus longimembris pacificus isolate PPM17 chromosome 28, ASM2315922v1, whole genome shotgun sequence:
- the LOC125343234 gene encoding melanoma-associated antigen B4-like has product MPRGQKSRQRMRAKRYQARGRSRAVQEVKVEEDVQSATSSISDEDAPPSPPDICTLEHFWDDMPSCSSNAGVACSSSCAGLDEGASATSVSIFSEGSITQRVCTDPIARKTRRLVQYLLEKYKSKERVTQADMLKVIKRKHKQHFPDMFRNARARMELVFSVELQEVGPNSQCYTLVSKFGNVDANASGWVPKTGLVMTLLGVIFMNGNHASEEEMWDFLNAFGIQAGRKHLIFGEPRKLITKDLVHDGYLEYRQVPNTIPARYEYLWGFRARAEITKMRVLEVLAKITDTVPKAFPLLYDEAIREQEGRGRDRIATGDRFPPYTYF; this is encoded by the coding sequence ATGCCCAGAGGGCAGAAGAGTAGGCAGCGCATGCGTGCTAAGCGTTATCAAGCTCGTGGTCGGAGCCGTGCGGTGCAGGAGGTGAAGGTCGAGGAGGACGTGCAGTCTGCCACTTCTTCTATTAGTGATGAGGATGCTCCCCCTAGTCCTCCCGATATCTGTACCCTGGAGCACTTTTGGGATGATATGCCATCCTGCTCTTCCAACGCAGGTGTTGCCTGTTCAAGCTCCTGTGCAGGTCTTGATGAAGGTGCTAGTGCAACATCTGTGAGCATCTTCTCAGAGGGATCTATCACTCAGAGAGTGTGCACAGATCCCATTGCCAGGAAGACCCGTAGGCTGGTGCAATACCTGCTAGAGAAATATAAGAGCAAGGAGCGCGTTACTCAGGCAGATATGCTAAAAGTTATTAAAAGGAAGCACAAGCAGCACTTCCCTGATATGTTCAGAAATGCCCGTGCGCGCATGGAACTGGTCTTTAGTGTTGAGTTGCAGGAGGTGGGCCCCAACAGCCAATGTTATACTCTTGTCAGCAAGTTTGGTAATGTCGATGCCAATGCTAGTGGCTGGGTGCCCAAAACTGGACTGGTGATGACGCTCCTGGGTGTGATATTCATGAATGGTAACCATGCCAGTGAGGAAGAAATGTGGGATTTCCTGAATGCATTTGGAATCCAGGCTGGGAGGAAGCATTTAATCTTTGGGGAACCCCGCAAACTCATCACCAAAGATTTGGTGCACGATGGTTATCTAGAATACCGCCAGGTACCTAATACTATTCCTGCTCGCTATGAGTATCTGTGGGGATTCAGAGCCCGAGCTGAAATAACTAAGATGCGAGTTCTGGAGGTCTTAGCCAAGATCACTGATACGGTTCCCAAGGCCTTCCCTCTGTTGTACGATGAAGCCATAAGAGAACAGGAGGGAAGAGGGCGAGATAGAATTGCAACTGGAGATAGGTTTCCTCCCTACACCTACTTTTAG